A region of Lycium barbarum isolate Lr01 chromosome 1, ASM1917538v2, whole genome shotgun sequence DNA encodes the following proteins:
- the LOC132599586 gene encoding uncharacterized protein LOC132599586 produces the protein MGACASKPKVLEGTAPENEKSDLAREDMKNNNKEEGIVGDDVANKPHSLSNLFKENEEGQGSEQVKEETSQTTQATESQPEEIEKAADAHIKTEIEEVVSKTETPQAQTFLEKTTDEIKSEEEVIKPETETPMEKKVEELKETVETPTEKKVEEVKETMETPTEKKVEEVKETVEITQEEKKIEENSETKSEAPVKKKMEEKPVMEAKKPVIEEKKSGKFWSDK, from the exons ATGGGAGCATGTGCAAGCAAACCTAAGGTCTTGGAGGGTACCGCTCCTGAAAATGAAAAATCAGATTTGGCGAGAGAAGACATGAAGAACAATAATAAGGAAGAAGGAATTGTGGGTGATGATGTTGCCAATAAGCCCCACTCTCTCAGTAATTTGTTCAAGGAG AATGAAGAAGGCCAAGGCTCAGAACAAGTGAAAGAGGAGACATCTCAGACCACACAAGCTACTGAATCCCAGCCAGAAGAAATTGAAAAAGCTGCTGATGCCCATATAAAGACTGAGATAGAAGAAGTTGTATCAAAGACAGAAACACCACAAGCTCAAACTTTTCTTGAAAAGACAACAGATGAAATAAAATCGGAAGAGGAAGTTATAAAACCAGAAACAGAAACTCccatggaaaagaaagtagaggaaCTAAAAGAAACAGTGGAGACTCCAACAGAGAAGAAAGTAGAGGAAGTAAAAGAAACAATGGAAACTCCAACAGAGAAAAAAGTAGAGGAAGTAAAAGAAACAGTAGAGATCACTCaagaagagaagaaaatagaagaaaactCTGAAACAAAATCCGAAGCTCCAGTgaagaagaaaatggaagagaAACCAGTTATGGAGGCAAAAAAACCTGTCATTGAAGAAAAGAAATCAGGAAAATTTTGGTCGGACAAGTAA
- the LOC132613829 gene encoding uncharacterized protein LOC132613829 has translation MEKVEKVDIRVKEYLDLAGREKWARLYAPVNRAWTMTSNIAESINSAIVQGDKELEMLQINLKQETRELDIATKHVCLEKKTCTCKEFQMEEMPCPHAWAILKSKNLTVDNYCSNLYKLETVVKNYDVAVYPLPDESEWKILASLSEEIVLPPRYKRPPGRPKKKRDKPLTKLLPNKRSNLCSRCGHEGHNRCSCRNEPRRK, from the exons ATGGAAAAGGTTGAGAAGGTGGATATTCGTGTGAAGGAATACTTGGATTTGGCTGGAAGGGAAAAGTGGGCTAGGCTTTATGCTCCAGTTAACAGAGCATGGACTATGACATCAAATATTGCTGAGTCTATCAATTCAGCAATCGTGCAA GGTGACAAGGAACTTGAAATGCTGCAGATTAATTTAAAGCAAGAAACCAGGGAACTAGACATCGCAACTAAACATG TTTGTCTTGAAAAGAAAACGTGCACTTGTAAAGAGTTTCAAATGGAGGAGATGCCATGCCCACATGCTTGGGCTATTCTTAAAAGCAAGAATCTAACAGTAGACAACTACTGTTCAAACTTATACAAACTGGAGACTGTTGTGAAGAATTATGATGTCGCTGTGTATCCTCTGCCCGATGAGAGTGAGTGGAAAATACTTGCATCCCTCTCTGAAGAGATAGTTCTGCCACCGAGATATAAGAGACCTCCCGGAAGGCCAAAGAAGAAACGCGATAAGCCTTTAACTAAATTGCTACCAAATAAACGTTCAAATTTGTGTAGTAGATGTGGTCATGAAGGTCATAATAGGTGCTCTTGTAGAAATGAGCCTAGAAGAAAATAA